The following are from one region of the Aspergillus chevalieri M1 DNA, chromosome 1, nearly complete sequence genome:
- a CDS encoding SLM1 family PH domain-containing protein (COG:T;~EggNog:ENOG410PIQP;~InterPro:IPR043453,IPR001849,IPR033191,IPR011993;~go_component: GO:0031932 - TORC2 complex [Evidence IEA];~go_function: GO:0005546 - phosphatidylinositol-4,5-bisphosphate binding [Evidence IEA];~go_process: GO:0016197 - endosomal transport [Evidence IEA];~go_process: GO:0030036 - actin cytoskeleton organization [Evidence IEA];~go_process: GO:0038203 - TORC2 signaling [Evidence IEA]), whose translation MAMAARPPSPLVQDAYGPIPQQPNNNAANFNNDGATHPDVVALSRGYGSRSNSRPNSFVASSAASNVAHGALLDPPSIAAGSRYYQPPYQQHHHNPRFHEDFDAASQRGSVVLEGPSAVQATAAATPGVQRSVSQMSQSRSATPTRTSTLKKRASLTKRGSMRRSGSKKSMRAGSVRSLDRERYGADGVDDINSAFTVPIPTDGNPTEALANRFQSWRKILKDLIIFFKEIQKSYEMRSKLFLSASNVINNSTMPPSFLKSGGIADATEILRDFHRQGYLEANKAAEVESEVVNQLMSLRNDLHKKIKEIKGLASDFKNTVEKEVDGTRKSVRNLHEALDLVDSDPAAASGRGDPFIVRLNVDRQIEKQIEEENYLHRAYLNLENSGRELESIVVSEIQKAYNAYASVLKREADEAYDTVEKLRAGPIGMPQDHEWNSFIASTDDMVDPRVPLRNVENITYPGRDHPAAAEVRSGMLERKSKYLKSYTPGWYVLSPTHLHEFKSADLVASQTPMMSLYLPEQKLGQHSQPNSSSYKFMLKGRQTGTMHRGHSWVFRAETHETMMSWFEDIGSLISKTGEARNAFVRRHVRSISGNSISFSGGSDAMEDEEDEADRTPYSSEAALMNVERPTSQPRQPGGRFPSDVHIDRHLQVPLSPSSGESSGDRDLLAVVGSSGPDRSTSPLEGYGNRLSAVSDRDGDAGSTARSSVHGVNDASSLGPGRVERHDSYYGDWIGPAALAARQQQQAQYKAYNPPAQNEQGLLQPDERRPLSSSDSNLLASTGSTHSQDPSSTGFRRRRESASTAPTTTNVTNVTDHTSNTLPTSIDEPSIVGTGDPAGPHRRQPTDETLKEDPTSAAIKMDGVSTTDFPVRGISPGRSASNQFDPSMVGEELKPTTTAATGTTGTTGRTKGSVSTLELKIPGHYPPHVAA comes from the exons ATGGCGATGGCCGCACGGCCACCGAGCCCCCTGGTGCAGGATGCATATGGCCCGATCCCTCAGCAGCCCAACAACAACGCTGCCAACTTCAACAACGACGGTGCTACCCATCCGGATGTTGTCGCCTTGAGTCGTGGCTATGGTTCCCGCTCTAACTCCAGACCAAATTCCTTTGTCGCCAGTAGCGCCGCTTCGAACGTGGCTCACGGTGCCCTGCTCGATCCCCCCTCCATTGCTGCCGGATCTCGTTATTACCAACCCCCATATCAGCAACACCACCACAATCCTCGGTTTCACGAGGACTTCGATGCAGCCAGTCAGCGTGGTTCCGTCGTTTTGGAAGGCCCGTCAGCTGTCCAAGCAACAGCAGCCGCCACTCCGGGCGTTCAGCGCTCCGTCTCGCAAATGTCCCAGTCCCGTTCCGCAACTCCCACTCGTACAAGTACGTTGAAAAAACGCGCTTCTCTCACCAAGAGGGGCAGTATGCGTCGCAGTGGGAGCAAGAAAAGCATGCGCGCCGGCAGTGTTCGTAGTTTGGATCGGGAGCGGTACGGCGCTGACGGCGTCGATGATATCAACAGCGCCTTTACCGTTCCGATCCCAACGGACGGTAATCCTACGGAGGCTTTGGCTAATCGCTTTCAAT CATGGCGCAAGATCCTGAAAGATCTAATTATCTTCTTCAAAGAAATCCAGAAATCCTACGAAATGCGCTCTAAATTGTTCCTGTCGGCTTCCAACGTCATCAACAATTCTACGATGCCTCCGTCCTTCCTCAAATCGGGCGGTATCGCCGACGCGACCGAGATCCTCCGCGATTTCCATCGACAGGGCTATCTCGAAGCGAACAAAGCCGCCGAGGTTGAAAGCGAAGTTGTCAACCAGCTGATGAGCCTCCGCAACGACCTGCacaagaagatcaaggaaATCAAGGGTCTCGCCAGTGATTTTAAGAATACCGTGGAGAAGGAAGTCGATGGCACCCGCAAGTCGGTCCGGAACCTGCACGAAGCCCTGGATCTTGTCGATAGTGACCCCGCCGCGGCGTCCGGGAGAGGCGATCCGTTTATCGTTCGTCTGAATGTCGATAGGCAGATTGAGAAGCAAATCGAAGAGGAAAATTATCTGCACAGG GCGTACCTGAACTTGGAAAACTCCGGTCGCGAACTCGAGTCGATCGTGGTGAGCGAAATCCAAAAGGCCTACAACGCATACGCCAGCGTCCTCAAACGCGAGGCCGATGAGGCTTACGACACCGTCGAGAAATTGCGCGCGGGACCGATTGGGATGCCTCAGGATCACGAATGGAACTCGTTCATTGCCAGCACCGATGACATGGTCGATCCGCGCGTGCCTCTCCGCAACGTGGAGAACATCACCTACCCAGGCAGGGATCATCCCGCTGCTGCAGAAGTGCGATCCGGCATGTTGGAACGCAAGAGCAAGTACCTGAAGAGCTACACACCAGGCTG GTATGTGCTGTCGCCGACTCATCTCCACGAGTTCAAGTCGGCAGATCTAGTGGCTTCGCAGACTCCCATGATGTCTTTGTACCTTCCGGAGCAGAAGCTAGGCCAGCACTCCCAGCCAAATTCGTCGTCATACAAGTTCATGCTCAAAGGACGCCAGACAGGAACCATGCACCGGGGTCACTCTTGGGTGTTCCGTGCGGAGACGCATGAGACCATGATGTCATGGTTTGAGGACATCGGAAGTTTGATCTCCAAGACCGGTGAAGCTCGCAATGCGTTTGTTCGCCGACATGTCCGGAGCATCAGCGGAAACAGCATCTCTTTCTCCGGCGGCAGTGATGCgatggaggatgaggaagacgaggccGACAGGACTCCGTATTCCAGTGAGGCCGCCTTAATGAACGTCGAACGACCGACCTCGCAACCCCGTCAACCTGGTGGACGCTTCCCCAGTGATGTGCACATCGATCGACATCTACAGGTGCCACTGTCCCCATCCAGTGGGGAGAGCTCTGGTGACCGGGACCTTCTGGCAGTCGTTGGATCATCCGGACCGGATCGGTCTACGTCCCCTCTGGAAGGCTATGGCAACCGTCTCTCAGCAGTATCAGACCGGGATGGGGACGCTGGCAGCACCGCTAGGTCTTCCGTTCACGGAGTAAATGACGCTTCGTCTCTGGGACCTGGTCGTGTTGAGAGGCACGACAGTTACTATGGGGACTGGATTGGACCAGCGGCCCTTGCTGCTCGTCAGCAGCAACAGGCTCAATATAAAGCATATAACCCTCCTGCTCAAAATGAGCAGGGCTTGCTTCAGCCCGATGAGAGGCGTCCTCTCTCCTCATCGGACTCGAATCTGCTCGCATCCACAGGGTCCACTCACTCCCAGGATCCTTCCTCTACGGGATTCCGGCGCCGTCGTGAGAGTGCCTCGACGGCACCCACCACGACAAATGTGACGAACGTGACAGATCACACGAGCAATACACTCCCAACGTCCATCGACGAACCCTCTATTGTCGGGACTGGCGACCCCGCCGGCCCGCACAGACGGCAGCCAACCGATGAGACCCTAAAGGAGGATCCTACATCTGCAGCAATCAAGATGGATGGCGTCTCGACTACTGACTTCCCAGTAAGGGGTATCTCACCGGGACGTTCCGCGTCGAACCAATTTGACCCCTCCATGGTAGGCGAGGAGTTGAAGCCCACCACTACCGCCGCTACCGGTACCACCGGTACGACTGGTCGCACGAAGGGTAGTGTGTCAACACTGGAATTGAAGATCCCAGGACATTACCCTCCCCATGTGGCCGCATAA
- a CDS encoding uncharacterized protein (COG:C;~EggNog:ENOG410PMBI;~InterPro:IPR001155,IPR013785;~go_function: GO:0003824 - catalytic activity [Evidence IEA];~go_function: GO:0010181 - FMN binding [Evidence IEA];~go_function: GO:0016491 - oxidoreductase activity [Evidence IEA];~go_process: GO:0055114 - oxidation-reduction process [Evidence IEA]): protein MISFFGTQSVGVKLCPSDDYNDSAASFKEITETYIYYINQIMAREVGFINLSGRGCDVSREGTDEYFKPSPRPEGLELPVVYELVQQFGGLIKYPGSKTMLMVNHEYSVEAERVVREGVVDLVAFGRPFIYNPDLVSRVRNGIPLPGNDRGERVNYGSYETVDEYYNDWPRAVA, encoded by the exons ATGATTTCCTTCTTCGGTACCCAGTCCGTAGGCGTGAAACTCTGCCCGTCGGACGACTACAACGACTCTGCTGCTTCTTTCAAAGAAATTACAGAGACATACATCTACTACATTAACCAGATCATGGCCCGAGAGGTGGGATTTATTAATCTCTCAGGACGGGGGTGTGATGTTAGTCGTGAGGGGACGGATGAATACTTCAAGCCCAGCCCTAGACCTGAGGGATTGGAGTTACCGGTTGTTTATGAACTGGTACAGCAGTTCGGGGGGTTGATCAAATATCCCGGTAGTAAGACGATGTTGATGGTGAATCATGAGTATAGTGTTGAGGCGGAGAGGGTTGTTAGGGAAGGGGTTGTGGATTTAGTGGCATTTGGGAGGCCTTTCATCTATAATCCG GACCTGGTTAGTCGTGTGAGAAATGGAATTCCCCTGCCTGGGAATGATCGAGGTGAGAGGGTGAACTACGGGTCATATGAGACGGTGGATGAGTATTATAATGATTGGCCTCGGGCTGTTGCCTAA
- a CDS encoding uncharacterized protein (COG:C;~EggNog:ENOG410PMBI;~InterPro:IPR001155,IPR013785;~go_function: GO:0003824 - catalytic activity [Evidence IEA];~go_function: GO:0010181 - FMN binding [Evidence IEA];~go_function: GO:0016491 - oxidoreductase activity [Evidence IEA];~go_process: GO:0055114 - oxidation-reduction process [Evidence IEA]), with translation MTSPALLHPTTLDPLSLRNRICMASLTRNRCTDANKPTLASIHHYTDRACDGAGLIVAEVTFVYLNGRSGRMRRYVRQESCGGLEEGYGWGAWGWGEDFISAVPPWCFSFLDFDVNNENMPMLKKIGYPVLAPSKIKTKGGKVRTLERLPGYTENIAEIEDPQVIVEQCRHSVALAKGSLV, from the exons ATGACAAGCCCAGCACTCCTCCACCCAACAACCTTAGaccccctctccctccgcaACCGCATCTGTATGGCCTCCCTAACCCGCAACCGCTGCACCGACGCCAACAAACCCACCCTCGCAAGTATCCACCACTATACAGACAGAGCGTGCGATGGCGCGGGACTGATTGTCGCAGAGGTAACATTTGTGTATCTGAATGGGCGGAGTGGCCGCATGCGCCGTTATGTTCGACAAGAGTCATGTGGAGGCTTGGAGGAAGGTTACGGATGGGGTGCATGGGGTTGGGGGGAGGATTTTATTTCAGCCGTGCCACCCTggtgtttttctttccttgACTTTGATGTTAAT AATGAGAATATGCCTATGCTTAAGAAAATTGGGTATCCGGTTCTGGCGCCGTCGAAGATAAAGACTAAGGGTGGGAAGGTCCGGACGTTGGAGAGGCTTCCC GGCTACACCGAGAATATCGCCGAGATCGAAGATCCGCAAGTTATCGTCGAACAATGCCGTCACTCGGTGGCTTTGGCTAAAGGAAGCTTGGtttga
- a CDS encoding RNP domain protein (COG:A;~EggNog:ENOG410PJTU;~InterPro:IPR000504,IPR012677,IPR035979;~PFAM:PF00076;~go_function: GO:0003676 - nucleic acid binding [Evidence IEA]), which translates to MMQNVRESSQQDRRVYVGNLSYDVKWHHLKDFMRQAGEVLFADVLLLPNGMSKGCGIVEYATRDQAQNAVNTLSNQNLMGRLVYVREDREAEPRFTGGPPRGEFGAGRGGFGGGFGGGGFGAGAAGRQLYVNNLPFNVGWQDLKDLFRQAAQQGTVIRADVHTDPTGRPKGSGIVAFESPDDARNAIQQFNGYDWQGRMLEVREDRFAGGPPGFGGRGGFGGGFGGRGGFGGRGGGFGGRGGFGGGFRGGYSGGPGGFGGPGGPGGPGFEPVSAVPPNPFTDFATSGGDRSAVIYVRNLPWSTCNEDLVDLFSTIGKVDRAEIQYEPNGRSRGTGVVQFDSPETAETSIAKFTGYQYGGRPLGITFVKYMNAGPGEPDAMDSDFQPPSGITQDQIM; encoded by the exons ATGATGCAGAACGTTCGCGAATCGTCCCAGCAAGACCGTCGGGTCTATGTCGGCAATCTGTCCTACGATGTCAAGTGGCATCATCTGAAAGATTTTATGAGACAGG CTGGAGAGGTTCTCTTTGCCGATGTCTTACTACTTCCCAATGGAATGTCGAAG GGATGCGG GATTGTGGAATACGCAACAAGGGACCAAGCGCAGAATGCTGTCAACACGCTCAGCAACCAAAACCTTATGGGTCGTCTCGTCTACGTTCGCGAG GACCGTGAAGCTGAGCCCCGCTTCACTGGTGGCCCCCCTCGCGGTGAATTTGGCGCCGGCCGGGGCGGCTTTGGAGGTGGCttcggcggtggtggctTCGGTGCCGGCGCTGCTGGCAGACAGCTCTACGTGAACAAC CTTCCGTTCAACGTTGGCTGGCAAGATCTGAAGGATCTCTTCCGCCAAGCTG CTCAGCAAGGTACCGTCATCCGCGCCGATGTCCACACCGATCCCACTGGTCGTCCCAAGGGCTCTGGAATTGTCGCCTTTGAATCGCCAGACGATGCGCGCAATGCCATTCAGCAGTTCAACGGCTACGACTGGCAGGGCCGGATGTTGGAGGTCCGTGAGGACAGATTTGCCGGTGGCCCCCCTGGCTTCGGCGGCCGCGGTGGTTTCGGCGGTGGCTTCGGTGGCCGTGGTGGCTTTGGTGGTCGTGGCGGCGGCTTTGGTGGCCGCGGTGGATTTGGCGGTGGTTTCCGCGGCGGCTACAGCGGTGGCCCTGGTGGCTTTGGAGGACCGGGAGGACCGGGAGGACCGGGCTTCGAGCCCGTTTCCGCAGTGCCCCCGAACCCGTTCACTGACTTTGCTACGTCCGGTGGAGACCGGTCTGCCGTCATCTATGTGCGCAAC CTGCCCTGGTCCACCTGCAACGAAGATCTTGTGGATCTGTTCTCGACCATCGGAAAGGTCGACCGTGCCGAGATTCAGTACGAGCCTAATGGCCGTTCTCGTGGCACTGGTGTTGTCCAGTTTGACAGTCCGGAGACTGCCGAAACTTCCATCGCCAAGTTCACTGGCTACCAGTACGGTGGTCGTCCTCTGGGCATCACTTTTGTCAAGTACATGAACGCGGGCCCTGGTGAGCCTGACGCCATGGACAGTGACTTCCAGCCTCCTTCTGGAATCACTCAGGATCAGATCATGTAA
- the COQ9 gene encoding uncharacterized protein (COG:S;~EggNog:ENOG410PNI5;~InterPro:IPR012762;~go_function: GO:0008289 - lipid binding [Evidence IEA];~go_process: GO:0006744 - ubiquinone biosynthetic process [Evidence IEA]), translated as MAQPFLLSLPRRGLTPSPRLSLTSPSRTIASCSRFTPTRPQHHYQPHQPQQPQLLQRNYHSENHPSTPPQENEYSNSQLTILSAALAHVPRHGFSRDALILGARDSGFLDVSVQLLPRGEFDLVLFWLASRRGLLRDVAEKLKGKEMGVEKKVRCLVMERLRMNEMVKTEWQGVSSCPSFSYNKSVIGCGEVVLTDILCRRWHLCPSLEISPSPSPNFTPSRLIS; from the coding sequence ATGGCGCAACCATTCCTACTCTCCCTTCCCCGTCGGGGACTTACACCCTCCCCCCGTCTCAGCCTCACCTCCCCATCCAGAACCATCGCCTCGTGCTCCCGCTTCACTCCGACAAGACCGCAACACCACTACCAACCAcaccaaccacaacaaccacaacttCTCCAAAGAAACTACCACTCCGAAAACCATCCCTCCACACCCCCACAAGAAAACGAATACTCCAACTCCCAACTCACCATCCTCTCCGCCGCACTCGCCCATGTTCCCCGCCACGGCTTCTCCCGCGATGCTCTGATCCTAGGCGCGCGCGACTCCGGATTCCTCGATGTCTCGGTGCAACTCTTACCGCGCGGAGAATTTGATCTTGTGCTGTTTTGGTTAGCGAGTAGGCGGGGGTTGTTGAGAGATGTTGCCGAGAAGTTGAAGGGGAAGGAGATGGGGGTGGAGAAGAAGGTGAGGTGTCTGGTTATGGAGAGGTTGAGGATGAATGAAATGGTTAAGACGGAGTGGCAGGGTGTAAGTTCTTGTCCATCATTCTCATATAATAAATCGGTTATCGGTTGTGGGGAGGTGGTGCTAACTGATATATTATGTAGGCGCTGGCACTTATGTCCCTCGCTGGAAATatccccctctccctctccgaACTTCACGCCCTCTCGTCTGATATCTTGA
- a CDS encoding uncharacterized protein (COG:S;~EggNog:ENOG410PP36;~InterPro:IPR043837,IPR040009;~PFAM:PF19189;~go_component: GO:0005739 - mitochondrion [Evidence IEA]), producing MATSRKWLLAARHSSITPFLYQTRTLAAPTLRTSYSTTADGLDEETSNPSSTSPSSTTTSTERAPRPSFLQKHAASRLSSSRDASKKRKVAMTRSERKAFGELLGELQKSEPYPAFAASQGLKKKPESGNSRGDEMSQLSEIFESVLAEVRGKDKRGGERRQLRRRSVHAEEEGDEEDEMWAEMTLGEGGETVVDISAILGEEGKQVPMQRAVRIIVKREAKKIENMLREAVSDDKGDIGIWDVCKARIFSMLEHIGPNTVSGQRKRHSQQEQEQPTLEIPPSVPVEPVVVSLYPKMLLVAFRLLNQHYPKSQLIGQFRSTIKSHGRASAVLGTSTGLYNELITFYWQGMNDLAGVTSLLQEMEVIGVDANERTCHILKEILRQRDRDLKEHWYRRRQVEEGGKVRTREPWWDMAPNRRAVRDLLGPEGWVSRLEARVQKRRSV from the coding sequence ATGGCCACCTCGCGCAAATGGCTGCTAGCAGCCCGGCACAGTTCAATTACCCCATTCCTCTACCAAACACGCACCCTTGCAGCTCCGACTCTCCGCACGTCATACTCCACGACAGCTGACGGCCTGGACGAGGAGACCTCAAACCCCTCCAGCACCTCGCCCTCATCGACGACTACGAGTACCGAACGAGCACCACGGCCATCCTTCCTCCAAAAACATGCAGCATCACGACTATCCTCGAGCCGGGACGCATCGAAAAAGCGAAAGGTCGCAATGACCCGCAGCGAGAGGAAGGCTTTCGGAGAGTTGCTAGGAGAGCTCCAAAAATCAGAGCCATATCCCGCATTCGCAGCATCCCAGGGCCTAAAGAAGAAACCCGAGAGTGGTAATAGCCGCGGTGACGAGATGTCCCAGCTCTCTGAGATTTTCGAATCGGTGCTCGCGGAAGTGCGGGGGAAGGATAAGCGCGGTGGTGAACGGAGACAGCTACGACGTCGCTCGGTCCatgcagaagaggaaggcgatgaggaggatgaaatGTGGGCTGAGATGACCCTTGGCGAAGGTGGAGAGACGGTGGTTGATATCTCTGCGATACTGGGtgaggaggggaagcagGTTCCCATGCAGCGGGCGGTTAGGATTATCGTGAAGAGGGAAGCAAAGAAGATTGAGAATATGCTGAGGGAGGCGGTTAGTGATGATAAGGGGGATATTGGGATCTGGGATGTTTGCAAGGCGCGCATCTTCTCGATGTTGGAGCATATTGGACCGAATACTGTTTCTGGGCAGAGGAAGCGACACTCTCAGCAAGAGCAGGAGCAGCCGACTTTGGAGATTCCGCCGTCGGTTCCTGTTGAGCCGGTCGTGGTTTCGCTGTACCCTAAGATGCTTCTCGTTGCTTTCCGTCTGCTAAACCAGCACTACCCCAAGTCGCAACTCATTGGCCAATTCCGGTCAACGATTAAATCGCATGGCCGTGCGTCTGCAGTCCTGGGTACGTCTACGGGTCTGTACAACGAGTTGATCACCTTCTACTGGCAGGGTATGAATGATCTGGCCGGGGTGACTTCGCTATTACAGGAGATGGAAGTGATCGGTGTGGATGCAAACGAAAGAACATGCCATATTCTAAAGGAAATCTTGCGCCAGCGGGATCGGGACCTTAAAGAGCATTGGTATCGTCGTCGCCAAGTTGAAGAGGGGGGTAAGGTCCGGACTCGAGAGCCGTGGTGGGATATGGCGCCAAATCGGCGGGCAGTTAGGGACTTGCTTGGACCGGAGGGATGGGTGAGTCGGTTGGAAGCGCGTGTACAGAAGAGGCGCTCTGTATAA
- a CDS encoding WD domain protein (COG:S;~EggNog:ENOG410PFUE;~InterPro:IPR015943,IPR001680,IPR036322;~go_function: GO:0005515 - protein binding [Evidence IEA]): MPAEELSEFEKQRLANIAERDQLLKKLKQEAQSSGLALPPPPRPTAKKPPTDSSRPKKKPAPRKPVAQDDPAPRRVSSRLRGIAADSEVAKRKADEQQEALMEAERAKKVRKSDAFSFNEMVVSGQKLSLGGEGLIGVDVVTKGVAKPYERTFGDEDIKMTTDEDLKALREEMSGLQLWEAWEPNRIKLTPERIYTMTFHPSETKPLIFAGDKMGHLGVLDASQEKPVSVKNEDDEDAEDDPDPILTTLKPHTRTISSMTIHPAKPTHLYTASYDSSIREMDLEKTTSVEKYAPTSLADDLPLSGIDMAPDDPNTVYWTSLEGAFGRHDMRAPPPSSTEVVESWQLSEKKIGGFSLYPTHPHYFATASLDRTMKLWDLRKLSRDEPVPVGEHVSRLSVSHAAFNSAGQVATSSYDDSLKIYDLAAQGINTWPEGHGKTLSDEQMKPDTVVRHNCQTGRWVTILRPQWQQNPQSPIQRFCIGNMNRFVDVYSSSGDQLAQLDGEGITAVPAVSVFHPSKNWIVGGTASGKVCLWM; the protein is encoded by the exons ATGCCCGCCGAAGAACTCTCCGAGTTCGAAAAGCAACGCCTAGCCAACATCGCCGAACGCGACCAACTCCTCAAAAAACTGAAACAAGAAGCCCAATCCTCCGGCCTCGCcctcccaccaccaccacgccCAACAGCCAAAAAGCCACCGACAGACtcttccagaccgaaaaagAAGCCCGCACCCAGAAAACCAGTCGCCCAAGATGACCCTGCCCCGCGTCGTGTATCCTCCCGCCTGCGCGGAATCGCCGCAGACAGCGAAGTCGCGAAGCGCAAGGCGGACGAGCAGCAGGAGGCGTTGATGGAGGCGGAGCGGGCGAAGAAGGTGCGTAAGTCGGATGCGTTTTCGTTTAATGAGATGGTTGTTTCGGGGCAGAAGCTTAGCCTTGGTGGGGAAGGGTTGATTGGGGTGGATGTTGTGACGAAGGGGGTTGCGAAGCCGTATGAGCGGACGTTTGGGGATGAGGATATCAAGATGACGACGGATGAGGATTTGAAGGCGTTGAGGGAGGAGATGAGTGGGTTGCAGTTGTGGGAGGCTTGGGAGCCGAATC GCATCAAGTTAACTCCCGAGCGAATCTACACGATGACCTTCCACCCCTCAGAAACAAAGCCATTGATCTTCGCAGGAGACAAAATGGGTCACCTTGGTGTCCTCGACGCATCCCAGGAAAAGCCCGTCTCCGTCAAAaacgaagacgacgaggacgcaGAAGATGACCCAGACCCTATCCTGACAACTCTCAAACCACACACCCGCACCATCAGCTCCATGACCATTCATCCTGCCAAACCAACTCACCTCTACACGGCAAGCTACGACAGCTCCATTCGCGAAATGGACCTGGAAAAGACCACATCTGTTGAGAAATACGCCCCGACATCCCTAGCAGACGACCTCCCTCTCTCCGGCATCGACATGGCCCCCGACGACCCTAACACTGTCTACTGGACCTCCCTCGAAGGCGCCTTTGGTCGACATGACATGCGCGCGCCTCCGCCCTCATCAACAGAGGTCGTGGAGTCATGGCAGCTGTCTGAGAAGAAAATTGGAGGATTCTCGCTCTATCCAACGCACCCACATTACTTCGCCACGGCGAGTTTAGATCGGACAATGAAGCTATGGGACCTCAGGAAGCTCTCGCGCGATGAACCCGTCCCTGTCGGTGAACATGTCAGCCGATTGTCTGTTTCGCATGCAGCGTTCAATTCTGCAGGTCAGGTTGCTACCTCATCGTATGATGATAGTCTTAAGATCTACGACCTGGCAGCGCAGGGCATTAACACCTGGCCAGAAGGCCATGGCAAGACCCTTTCAGACGAGCAAATGAAACCAGATACTGTCGTTCGTCATAACTGCCAGACTGGTCGTTGGGTTACTAT TCTCCGCCCTCAATGGCAACAAAACCCGCAATCCCCTATCCAGCGTTTCTGCATCGGAAATATGAACCGCTTCGTCGACGTCTACAGTTCCTCGGGTGACCAGCTCGCCCAGCTGGATGGCGAGGGCATCACTGCCGTCCCGGCTGTGTCTGTCTTCCACCCAAGCAAGAACTGGATTGTTGGAGGGACGGCGAGTGGGAAGGTTTGTTTGTGGATGTAA